The Methanotorris formicicus Mc-S-70 DNA window GAAGAACCTTTAAAAATAGGGATGATAAATGATATATGTTTGTGTATGTCTCAATTTAGGAATTCGATATGAAATTTTTATGTTGGCTTAATCGTTCTTTCAAAAATTCTACTTGAATCAATATTTTGAGGGAGAGTATGAAAGTGAACTATGAGAAATGTGGTTACTGTGGAGCATGTGTTGGAGTTTGTGAAAAAATGGCAATAGAGTTGGTTGAAAACTTAATAATCATAGACAATGAAAAATGTACAAATTGTAAGTTGTGTATGGTAGTTTGCCCATTGAATGCCTTAGAGGGTTAAACCGAATAATCTTATTTTGGAGGTATGTTCATGAGGGAATTTATGGAGAGTTATGATGTTGTAATTGTAGGAGCAGGACCTGGAGGAAGCATGAGTGCATACGCTTCAGTAAAGAACGGAGCAAAAACACTTTTGATTGAAAAATCTCAAGAGATTGGAGAACCAGTTAGATGTGCTGAGGCAATCCCAAGTTTAGAGGATTTTGGAATAAAACCAAGTTCTGAATTTTTTAAGAATGAAATAAAAGGTGGATTCCTATTTGCACCAAATGGGAAGAGAATAACTGTAACGCAGGGGAAAGCATCGGGTTACGTTGTTGAGAGGAAGATATTTGACAAGTTTTTGGCAATTAGAGCAGCAAAAGAAGGAGCAAGATTGGCAGTAAAAAGTAGGGTTGTTGGTTTGGAGAGGGAAGGTGATGGATG harbors:
- a CDS encoding 4Fe-4S binding protein; this translates as MKVNYEKCGYCGACVGVCEKMAIELVENLIIIDNEKCTNCKLCMVVCPLNALEG